One part of the Vicia villosa cultivar HV-30 ecotype Madison, WI unplaced genomic scaffold, Vvil1.0 ctg.000189F_1_1, whole genome shotgun sequence genome encodes these proteins:
- the LOC131625155 gene encoding uncharacterized protein LOC131625155 — METSSDTHYTPADENDPVAVQTEPSTSIAGENASGTDNTGDPLEKSSEVLAKGLSSVLSSVIRDFDFRAQQTLMSQNHLSSSIDRLTGELDQLLEDAPLPFIMQHAAKISSVRKRVSSLNSLLKSIQGRIDNIDRIMSTGTTHEKTSTEGSG, encoded by the exons ATGGAAACCTCCAGTGACACTCACTACACTCCGGCCGATGAAAACGACCCCGTCGCCGTTCAAACGGAACCTTCGACTTCTATCGCCGGCGAGAACGCTTCTGGAACCGATAACACCGGAGATCCCCTCGAGAAGAGCTCCGAGGTTTTGGCGAAAGGCTTGTCCTCGGTCCTCTCTTCCGTGATTAGGGATTTCGATTTCAGAGCTCAACAAACTCTCATGAGCCAAAATCACCTCTCTTCCTCTATCGATCGTCTCACCGGAG AACTTGATCAATTGCTCGAAGATGCACCTTTACCATTCATAATGCAACATGCTGCCAAGATATCTAGTGTTAGGAAAAGAGTTTCATCCCTGAATTCACTTCTAAAATCCATACAAGGGCGGATTGATAATATAGATCGCATTATGTCTACTGGCACTACTCATG aaaaaacaaGCACAGAAGGTTCTGGGTGA